One window from the genome of Candidatus Poribacteria bacterium encodes:
- a CDS encoding UDP-N-acetylmuramoyl-L-alanyl-D-glutamate--2,6-diaminopimelate ligase gives MKLRELVRGLNLTASTGSLDIDITGIVSDNREVEQGNVFVCYQGLSVDSHIFVADALQKGATAIIGEKPVTALGTPTIPVPYVQVPNGRRAMSLLAANWHGNPAKHLKLIGITGTNGKTSTAHLIHTILKSSGRKTGLIGTVGHQYTNAQGEEKTLPASLTTPDAFALHALFKQFIEDGVEYVTMETSSQGLALQRLAGLVFDTAVFTNLTQDHLDYHQTMAEYLKAKLMLFEQLSEKGVAVLNSDSPVSERIAETCPDSLLLMYGLDNKTDLHAEDIAFSHNRLAFTAVTPEGRFPAKLRLLGEYNLYNALAGIAVGIRYGCPISAIQEGLAATIVPGRFELIDRGQDFAVIVDYAHTPDGLENVLTAAKRITERKLICVFGCGGDRDNGKRPKMGNISAQIADYSVITSDNPRTENPDAIIAQIVSNLPHDTKYVCISERRDAIHHAIATAKAGDVVVIAGKGHEDYQEIHSKRFPFDDRGVASDFLESL, from the coding sequence GTGAAGCTGCGTGAGTTGGTCCGCGGACTAAACCTTACTGCGAGTACCGGGTCGCTTGATATTGATATTACAGGTATCGTCAGCGATAATCGGGAAGTCGAACAGGGCAATGTTTTCGTCTGCTACCAAGGTCTTAGTGTGGACAGCCACATTTTTGTTGCAGATGCCCTACAAAAAGGAGCAACAGCCATCATTGGCGAAAAGCCAGTGACGGCGTTAGGAACACCAACAATACCTGTCCCCTATGTGCAGGTCCCTAATGGACGGCGTGCGATGTCCTTGCTCGCCGCCAATTGGCACGGAAACCCTGCAAAACACCTCAAACTTATCGGTATCACAGGTACCAACGGTAAAACATCAACTGCACACCTCATACATACGATCCTTAAATCAAGTGGACGAAAAACCGGACTGATTGGGACGGTCGGACACCAGTACACGAACGCTCAAGGCGAAGAAAAAACACTTCCTGCTTCGCTTACAACTCCCGATGCTTTCGCTCTCCATGCCCTCTTCAAACAATTTATTGAGGACGGCGTAGAATACGTTACCATGGAAACTTCCTCCCAAGGGTTAGCACTACAACGACTGGCAGGGCTGGTCTTTGATACTGCTGTCTTCACCAATTTGACCCAGGACCATCTTGATTATCATCAGACGATGGCGGAATACTTGAAGGCGAAACTCATGCTATTTGAACAACTCAGTGAAAAAGGAGTTGCGGTTTTGAATAGCGACTCGCCTGTGTCGGAACGCATTGCGGAAACCTGCCCAGATTCACTACTTTTGATGTATGGACTTGACAATAAAACTGACCTGCATGCCGAAGATATAGCGTTTTCGCATAACCGGTTGGCATTTACAGCGGTTACGCCAGAAGGACGGTTCCCAGCTAAGTTGCGCTTGCTCGGAGAATATAACCTTTATAATGCCCTCGCAGGTATTGCTGTGGGTATCCGTTACGGTTGCCCGATATCCGCAATCCAAGAAGGACTCGCAGCTACAATAGTACCCGGTCGGTTTGAACTCATTGATCGAGGGCAAGACTTTGCTGTTATCGTTGATTATGCGCATACGCCCGACGGTTTAGAGAATGTGCTTACTGCTGCAAAGCGTATCACCGAACGGAAATTGATTTGCGTTTTCGGGTGCGGTGGCGACAGGGATAACGGAAAACGCCCCAAAATGGGGAATATTTCCGCCCAGATTGCGGATTACAGCGTAATTACGTCGGACAATCCTCGGACTGAAAATCCCGATGCGATTATCGCGCAGATTGTGTCAAATTTACCACATGACACCAAATATGTGTGTATTTCGGAAAGGCGAGATGCTATCCATCACGCAATCGCCACAGCAAAAGCCGGAGATGTCGTTGTAATTGCGGGTAAGGGTCATGAGGATTATCAAGAAATTCACAGCAAGAGATTTCCGTTTGACGACAGGGGTGTTGCCTCAGATTTTTTGGAATCCCTCTAA
- a CDS encoding alpha/beta hydrolase produces the protein MPSTEVNNLNISYQVAGEGDAVLFLHGWGAEAASFQPVFEWLAQSHKVYALDLPGFGKSQIPPTAWDTSDYAQFVKAFLEKFCIPKVHLIGHSFGGRISIILSAEHPEKVDKLILVDSAGIRPPRTTKYYLRVGMAKIGKLLRRCGKPGIWLANAMSARAGSKDYQEAGEMRATLVKVVNQDLRALLPQISASTLLIWGEHDQDTPVSFGRIMEQEIPDAGLVILKEAGHFSYLDQFPQFCRIVASFLKITKA, from the coding sequence ATGCCAAGCACGGAAGTTAACAACCTCAACATCTCATATCAGGTTGCCGGGGAAGGCGATGCTGTTCTCTTTCTACACGGTTGGGGCGCGGAGGCTGCAAGTTTTCAACCAGTTTTTGAATGGCTTGCGCAATCGCACAAGGTCTATGCGCTTGATTTGCCGGGATTCGGTAAGAGTCAAATTCCACCCACAGCATGGGATACCTCCGACTACGCGCAGTTTGTTAAAGCGTTTTTGGAAAAATTTTGCATCCCAAAGGTACATCTGATTGGTCACTCCTTTGGCGGTAGAATTTCGATTATCCTCTCAGCGGAGCACCCCGAAAAAGTCGATAAACTTATCCTTGTTGACTCTGCAGGGATTAGACCGCCGCGAACTACCAAATACTATCTCCGAGTAGGTATGGCAAAAATCGGTAAATTGCTCCGTCGATGCGGGAAACCTGGTATATGGCTTGCGAACGCGATGTCTGCTCGCGCCGGTTCCAAAGACTATCAGGAAGCTGGAGAGATGCGAGCCACGCTTGTTAAGGTCGTAAATCAAGATCTGCGTGCCCTATTACCACAGATATCGGCATCAACGCTACTTATCTGGGGTGAACACGATCAGGATACACCGGTATCATTCGGGCGAATTATGGAGCAGGAGATACCCGACGCGGGATTGGTCATCCTCAAGGAGGCAGGACACTTTTCATACCTCGACCAATTTCCACAGTTTTGCCGAATTGTCGCAAGTTTCTTAAAGATCACAAAAGCGTAA